One Mycolicibacterium sarraceniae genomic window carries:
- a CDS encoding GuaB1 family IMP dehydrogenase-related protein: protein MQFLDGQRPPYDLTYDDVFVVPNRSDVASRFDVDLSTSDGTGTTIPVVVANMTAVAGRRMAETVARRGGIVVLPQDLPIEAVKQTVDFVKSRDLVADTPVVLAPDDSVSDAVALIHKRAHGAAVVVFEGRPVGLVTEAATAGVDRFARVRDIAINDFVTAPVHTDPRQVFELLEHAAVDVAVLTDADGALAGVLSRIGAVRAGIYTPAVDAAGRLRIAAAVGINGDVAAKAQALAEVGVDVLVVDTAHGHQLKMLDAIKAVSSLRLGIPLAAGNVVSAEGARDLIGAGASIVKVGVGPGAMCTTRMMTGVGRPQFSAVLECSSAAKELGGHVWADGGVRHPRDVALALAAGAANVMIGSWFAGTYESPGDLMRDRDGRPYKESYGMASKRAVAARTSADSAFDRARKALFEEGISTSRMALDPVRGGVEDLLDHITSGVRSTCTYVGAATIAELHERVVLGVQSAAGFAEGHPLPAGW, encoded by the coding sequence GTGCAGTTTCTCGACGGCCAGCGGCCTCCGTACGACCTGACCTACGACGACGTCTTCGTCGTCCCCAACCGATCCGACGTCGCGTCCCGGTTCGATGTGGACTTGTCGACCTCGGACGGCACAGGCACGACGATCCCCGTCGTCGTGGCCAATATGACGGCGGTGGCCGGCCGGCGGATGGCCGAGACGGTCGCCCGCCGCGGCGGCATCGTGGTGCTGCCACAGGACCTGCCGATCGAGGCGGTCAAGCAGACCGTCGACTTCGTCAAAAGCCGCGACCTGGTGGCCGACACCCCGGTGGTGCTGGCCCCCGATGACTCGGTATCCGACGCTGTCGCGCTGATCCACAAGCGGGCCCACGGCGCGGCGGTGGTGGTGTTCGAGGGCCGTCCCGTCGGGCTGGTCACCGAGGCCGCGACCGCGGGTGTGGACCGGTTCGCCCGGGTGCGTGATATCGCGATCAACGATTTCGTCACCGCGCCCGTACACACCGACCCCCGCCAAGTCTTCGAGCTACTCGAACATGCTGCGGTGGACGTGGCCGTGCTCACCGATGCCGACGGCGCACTGGCCGGGGTCTTGAGCCGCATCGGCGCCGTGCGCGCCGGCATCTACACGCCCGCCGTCGACGCCGCCGGCCGGCTGCGCATCGCCGCGGCCGTGGGCATCAACGGCGATGTGGCCGCCAAAGCCCAGGCGCTCGCCGAGGTCGGCGTAGACGTGTTGGTGGTCGACACTGCACACGGCCACCAGCTGAAAATGCTTGACGCGATCAAGGCGGTGTCGTCGCTGCGGCTCGGTATCCCACTGGCGGCGGGCAACGTCGTCTCCGCCGAAGGCGCGCGTGACCTGATCGGCGCGGGAGCCTCGATCGTCAAGGTCGGCGTCGGCCCCGGCGCCATGTGCACCACCAGGATGATGACCGGCGTCGGACGCCCGCAGTTCTCTGCGGTTCTCGAATGTTCCTCGGCTGCAAAAGAACTCGGCGGCCACGTGTGGGCTGACGGTGGGGTGCGGCACCCCCGCGACGTCGCGCTTGCGCTCGCGGCCGGCGCGGCCAACGTGATGATCGGGTCCTGGTTCGCCGGAACGTACGAATCCCCCGGCGATTTGATGCGAGACCGTGACGGCCGGCCCTATAAGGAGAGCTACGGCATGGCCTCCAAACGCGCGGTGGCCGCACGCACGAGTGCCGACAGTGCCTTCGACCGAGCGCGCAAAGCACTGTTCGAGGAAGGGATTTCGACATCGCGAATGGCCCTGGATCCCGTCCGGGGCGGCGTGGAGGATCTGCTCGACCACATCACCTCCGGTGTCCGCAGCACGTGCACGTATGTGGGTGCGGCCACCATCGCTGAGTTGCACGAACGGGTGGTACTGGGCGTGCAGTCCGCGGCCGGCTTCGCCGAGGGTCATCCACTGCCTGCGGGTTGGTGA
- a CDS encoding 3-methyladenine DNA glycosylase, which translates to MTRAAAHRARVETFTSPHGRRASRGETHPVWDFLFSYYSLRPRQLRVWHPGYGTVLAGPEAAEYLDRAGYAATADGVTVSADFLRTRLPTVAFIADLLRATEDRAPQFGCFGMHEWAMVYRTDAVRHGRVPLRLGAAGTDAVVDSMPLRCTHFDAFRFFTDAAATRNRGVPTRADQRDWEQPGCLHANMDLYKWCYKLGPLVDSQLLVDCLELAAEARELDMRASPYDLMHLGFAPIAVEEPAGRAEYVRRQGLISERAAPLRAALVSWCEQLLACDRRNCAYDSVSEGFLPAGKMN; encoded by the coding sequence ATGACGCGGGCAGCGGCCCACCGCGCCCGGGTCGAGACCTTCACCAGCCCGCACGGCCGTCGGGCCAGCCGTGGTGAAACCCACCCGGTGTGGGATTTCCTGTTCAGCTACTACAGCCTGCGCCCACGCCAGCTGCGGGTGTGGCATCCCGGGTATGGCACCGTGCTCGCGGGGCCGGAGGCCGCCGAGTACCTGGATCGCGCCGGCTACGCGGCAACCGCCGACGGCGTCACCGTCAGCGCGGATTTCCTGCGAACGAGGCTGCCCACCGTCGCCTTCATCGCCGATCTGCTGCGGGCCACCGAAGACCGTGCGCCGCAGTTCGGCTGCTTCGGCATGCACGAATGGGCGATGGTCTACCGCACCGACGCCGTACGCCACGGCCGGGTGCCGCTGAGGCTGGGCGCCGCCGGCACCGACGCCGTCGTCGATTCGATGCCCTTGCGCTGCACCCACTTCGATGCGTTCCGGTTCTTCACCGATGCGGCGGCGACTCGAAATCGGGGTGTGCCGACCCGAGCCGACCAGCGCGACTGGGAACAGCCGGGCTGCCTGCACGCCAACATGGACCTCTACAAGTGGTGCTACAAGCTCGGCCCGCTGGTCGATTCGCAGCTACTGGTGGACTGTCTGGAACTGGCCGCCGAGGCGCGTGAGCTCGACATGCGGGCCAGCCCCTACGATCTGATGCACCTGGGGTTCGCGCCGATCGCGGTCGAGGAACCCGCCGGACGCGCTGAGTACGTGCGACGCCAGGGCCTGATCAGCGAGCGTGCGGCCCCGCTGCGTGCGGCGCTGGTGAGCTGGTGCGAACAGCTGCTGGCTTGCGACCGGCGTAACTGCGCCTACGACAGCGTGTCGGAAGGGTTCCTACCTGCGGGTAAGATGAATTGA
- a CDS encoding hemolysin family protein, whose protein sequence is MVVLTLGTALFVAAEFSLTALERSTVDANARAGDRRDNNVSRAHRSLSFQLSGAQLGISITTLATGYLAEPVLARLFDPVLDYLHVPDSVAAGIALALAILIATSLSMVFGELVPKNLAVARPVPTARATAGFQLMFSTLMTPAIKATNGTANWILRRLGIEPAEELRSARSPEELGALVRSSAQHGSLDEATAALVNRSLQFGSRIAEEFMTPRTEIEALEADDTVSDLVTASASTGFSRFPVVNGDLDETIGIVHVKQVFGVPAAQRPTTKLLTLAIPVPTVPSSLDGDALMSQLRAHGLQTAMVVDEYGGTAGMVTVEDLIEEIVGDVRDEHDDSTPDFQKSGLGWRVSGLLRIDEVAEATGFRAPEGEYETIGGLVLEKLGHIPETGESVELSAFDPDGPFDDPIHWRATVVAMDSRRIDQLVLTQLLRPSDDWPSNDGDR, encoded by the coding sequence ATGGTCGTACTGACGCTGGGAACGGCACTCTTCGTGGCGGCCGAGTTCTCCCTGACCGCTCTGGAACGCAGCACCGTCGATGCCAACGCCCGCGCCGGCGACCGCAGGGACAACAACGTCTCACGTGCCCACCGCTCGCTGTCATTCCAGCTGTCCGGCGCCCAGCTCGGCATCTCGATCACCACCCTGGCCACCGGCTATCTCGCCGAACCCGTGCTGGCGCGGCTGTTCGACCCGGTTCTGGATTACCTGCACGTGCCCGACAGTGTTGCCGCCGGAATCGCGCTGGCACTGGCCATCCTGATCGCCACCTCACTGTCGATGGTGTTCGGTGAGCTGGTGCCCAAGAACCTGGCGGTGGCACGCCCGGTTCCCACCGCGCGAGCGACGGCCGGCTTCCAGCTGATGTTCTCCACGTTGATGACCCCGGCCATCAAGGCCACCAACGGCACCGCCAACTGGATCCTGCGCCGGCTCGGCATCGAACCGGCTGAGGAGCTGCGTTCGGCGCGCTCCCCGGAGGAACTCGGTGCGCTGGTTCGCAGTTCGGCCCAACACGGTTCCCTGGATGAGGCCACCGCCGCGTTGGTCAACCGCTCGCTGCAGTTCGGCTCGCGGATCGCCGAGGAGTTCATGACGCCACGCACCGAGATCGAGGCGCTGGAGGCCGATGACACGGTCAGCGATCTGGTGACCGCCTCAGCCAGCACTGGTTTCTCCCGCTTCCCCGTCGTCAACGGCGACCTGGACGAGACCATCGGCATCGTGCATGTCAAGCAGGTCTTCGGTGTTCCCGCCGCACAGCGGCCGACGACCAAGCTGCTGACGCTGGCGATCCCGGTGCCGACGGTGCCGTCATCGCTGGACGGCGACGCGCTGATGTCGCAGCTGCGCGCCCACGGGTTGCAGACGGCCATGGTGGTCGACGAGTACGGCGGCACCGCGGGCATGGTCACTGTCGAAGACTTGATCGAGGAGATCGTCGGCGACGTTCGTGACGAGCATGACGACTCCACCCCCGATTTCCAGAAGTCTGGTTTGGGCTGGCGGGTGTCGGGGCTGCTGCGCATAGACGAAGTGGCCGAGGCGACGGGTTTCCGGGCCCCCGAAGGCGAATACGAGACCATCGGCGGGCTGGTGCTCGAGAAGTTGGGGCACATCCCCGAGACGGGTGAATCGGTGGAACTGTCCGCGTTCGACCCCGATGGCCCTTTCGACGATCCGATCCACTGGCGCGCCACCGTCGTCGCGATGGACAGCCGCCGTATCGACCAGCTGGTATTGACCCAGCTGCTCCGACCCAGTGACGACTGGCCCAGTAACGACGGGGACCGCTGA
- a CDS encoding hemolysin family protein → MGADFLGVLLTIALLGANAFFVGAEFALISARRDRLETLAEQGKRSAVTVLRAGEQLSLMLAGAQLGITVCSILLGRVGEPAVAGLLETPFDLVGVPDPVLHTVSFLVALGIVVTLHVLLGEMVPKNIAIAGPEKTAMLLMPLYLAYVRFVRPFIASYNWAANTTLKIFGIEAKDELDVTVSTVELAEMIAESRSEGLLDPEEHMRLTRALQIRNRIVNDVAVPLSEIRAIPVAGPGSGPSVSAVEHALHETGYSRFPVVGADDSLIGYLHIKDVLSQIDGPDSVLDASVVRPLPLVAADMALPDALSQLRRNNSHLALVTGADGAVTAMIALEDLVEDLVGTVRDGMHRA, encoded by the coding sequence ATGGGTGCCGACTTCCTGGGTGTGCTGCTGACGATCGCGCTGCTGGGCGCCAACGCATTCTTCGTCGGCGCGGAGTTCGCGTTGATCTCGGCTCGCCGCGACCGGCTGGAAACCCTTGCTGAACAAGGTAAGCGGAGCGCGGTCACCGTACTGCGCGCCGGCGAGCAGCTGTCCCTGATGCTGGCCGGCGCCCAGCTGGGCATCACGGTGTGCTCGATCCTGCTGGGCCGGGTCGGCGAGCCGGCGGTGGCCGGGCTGTTGGAGACACCGTTCGATTTGGTCGGGGTGCCCGACCCCGTGCTGCACACGGTGTCGTTCCTGGTGGCGCTCGGCATCGTCGTGACACTTCACGTCCTGCTCGGCGAAATGGTGCCCAAGAACATCGCCATCGCCGGCCCGGAGAAGACGGCGATGCTGCTGATGCCGCTCTATCTGGCCTACGTCAGGTTCGTCCGGCCGTTCATCGCCTCCTACAACTGGGCGGCCAACACCACGCTCAAGATCTTCGGGATCGAAGCCAAGGACGAGCTCGACGTCACCGTGTCGACCGTCGAGCTGGCGGAGATGATCGCCGAGTCGCGTTCCGAGGGCTTGTTGGACCCCGAAGAACACATGCGGCTGACCCGAGCGCTACAGATCCGCAACCGCATCGTCAACGACGTCGCGGTACCGCTCAGCGAAATCCGCGCGATCCCGGTCGCCGGCCCCGGCAGCGGACCTTCGGTGAGCGCGGTCGAGCACGCCCTGCATGAGACGGGCTACTCGCGGTTCCCCGTGGTCGGTGCCGATGACTCGCTGATCGGATACCTGCACATCAAGGATGTGCTGAGCCAGATCGACGGCCCCGATTCGGTGCTCGACGCCTCGGTGGTGCGCCCGCTGCCCCTGGTGGCCGCCGATATGGCGCTGCCGGACGCGCTGTCGCAGCTACGGCGCAACAACAGCCACCTGGCGCTGGTCACGGGTGCCGATGGTGCCGTGACGGCGATGATCGCACTCGAAGACCTGGTGGAAGACCTTGTCGGGACCGTGCGCGACGGGATGCACCGTGCCTGA